One window of the Candidatus Jettenia sp. genome contains the following:
- a CDS encoding 16S rRNA (uracil(1498)-N(3))-methyltransferase: MHQDRFYIPNAPATNEIWLDGREAHHILHVKRAKLGAKITLFDGEGFEYLARITEIFHDTLKVCIEQSNAVDREAPVDITIAFSIPKGKLVTFLIQKCAELGVRTLIPIHCERSVVDIRDRSETKIEKWDKIVIQASKQCKRNSITKIKDVMPLDSLIKTAGNYDLSLIACTETHTKTLKGVLNEYPSLKRIICLIGPEGGFTYTEIEMAKKAGFVPISIGTSILRIETAAIAITSMLLYFYTC, translated from the coding sequence ATGCATCAAGATCGTTTTTACATACCAAACGCTCCCGCAACGAATGAAATTTGGCTTGATGGCAGGGAAGCACATCATATCTTACACGTCAAACGAGCAAAGTTAGGAGCTAAAATAACCCTCTTTGATGGAGAAGGATTTGAATATCTTGCTCGTATTACGGAAATATTTCATGATACATTGAAAGTATGTATTGAACAATCGAATGCTGTTGACAGAGAGGCACCTGTTGATATCACTATTGCTTTTTCTATTCCTAAAGGAAAACTCGTAACCTTTTTAATCCAAAAATGTGCAGAGTTAGGTGTAAGGACTTTGATTCCAATTCACTGTGAGCGAAGCGTTGTCGATATCCGGGACAGATCCGAAACAAAGATAGAAAAATGGGACAAAATAGTTATTCAGGCATCGAAACAATGTAAACGAAATTCTATTACAAAAATAAAAGATGTAATGCCTCTGGATAGCTTAATAAAGACTGCTGGTAATTACGATCTTTCACTCATCGCATGCACAGAAACCCATACCAAAACATTAAAGGGTGTATTGAACGAATATCCTTCTCTCAAGAGGATTATCTGTCTCATAGGTCCTGAAGGGGGTTTTACTTATACGGAAATTGAAATGGCAAAGAAAGCAGGTTTTGTGCCCATCAGTATAGGTACTTCTATCTTGAGGATTGAGACCGCTGCCATTGCAATTACTTCTATGCTTCTTTACTTTTATACTTGTTAG
- a CDS encoding type II toxin-antitoxin system VapC family toxin: MTLSYLIDTDWIIHYLNGQREIVKRLLALRKEGLAISVISLAELYEGVYYSTNPEGDKKALDNFLTGVSILGLDDEICKVFGKERGKLRKLKIAIGDFDLLIAATCLCYNLILLTNNIRHFKMVEGLNIVSLK; the protein is encoded by the coding sequence ATGACACTCTCATATCTTATTGATACTGATTGGATTATTCATTATCTCAATGGACAAAGGGAAATAGTTAAAAGACTTCTAGCTCTTAGAAAAGAGGGGCTGGCTATTAGCGTTATCTCTTTGGCCGAATTATACGAAGGTGTTTATTATTCCACGAATCCTGAAGGAGATAAAAAGGCTTTAGACAATTTTCTAACTGGGGTCTCAATCCTGGGACTGGATGATGAAATTTGTAAAGTCTTCGGAAAAGAGCGGGGAAAATTGAGAAAGCTTAAAATAGCGATAGGTGATTTTGACCTTTTAATAGCCGCCACTTGCCTCTGTTATAATTTAATCCTTCTCACCAATAATATAAGACATTTTAAAATGGTGGAGGGTTTAAATATTGTCTCCCTAAAATAG
- the ispE gene encoding 4-(cytidine 5'-diphospho)-2-C-methyl-D-erythritol kinase, translating to MRIWKEQGKIKIAAPAKINLFLEILGKRPDGYHEIETVMQEVSLFDYISLENHEKGIEFSCSNPRLTTGEDNLVLKAVRLLQKESGISRGVKIYLDKKIPIGAGLGGGSSDAVATLVGLNNLWQLGYDEKKLISLAGKLGSDTPFFVIGNTAICKGRGEIIIPYPLHVKYNYVIIYPKFEISTTTVYENFKINLTKNLKDVNFFLQTLLLGNPEKLGAYLHNRLEEVVFRLYPELEKIKKTLAEIDFCGTLLSGSGSALYGLCKGGCDQKEIEQKIKMLNIGDVFVVTSDFDDTVKEREGGRL from the coding sequence ATGAGAATATGGAAAGAACAAGGGAAGATAAAGATTGCTGCACCTGCAAAGATTAATCTATTTCTTGAAATATTGGGTAAACGGCCAGACGGTTATCATGAAATCGAAACGGTTATGCAAGAAGTTAGTTTATTTGATTACATTTCTCTCGAGAATCATGAAAAAGGTATAGAATTCTCTTGTTCAAATCCCAGACTCACTACCGGTGAAGATAATCTTGTTTTAAAAGCGGTGCGTTTACTTCAAAAAGAATCTGGAATTTCCCGAGGTGTAAAAATATATTTAGATAAAAAAATACCGATCGGTGCAGGTCTTGGCGGTGGAAGCAGTGATGCTGTAGCTACTTTGGTTGGACTAAACAACTTATGGCAGCTTGGATATGATGAAAAAAAACTTATATCGCTAGCCGGAAAATTAGGGTCTGATACTCCCTTTTTTGTTATTGGAAATACAGCGATATGTAAAGGTAGGGGAGAGATAATTATCCCTTATCCGTTGCATGTAAAATACAATTATGTAATAATTTATCCAAAGTTTGAAATAAGTACCACAACGGTTTATGAAAATTTTAAAATTAACTTGACAAAAAATTTAAAAGATGTTAATTTTTTCTTGCAGACACTACTATTAGGTAATCCGGAAAAATTAGGTGCTTATTTACATAATCGTTTAGAAGAAGTAGTTTTTAGGCTTTATCCAGAGCTTGAGAAGATAAAAAAGACTTTAGCAGAGATTGATTTTTGTGGTACACTCTTATCAGGAAGCGGCTCAGCCTTATATGGTTTATGTAAAGGAGGATGTGACCAAAAGGAGATTGAACAGAAAATAAAGATGCTTAATATCGGTGATGTGTTTGTGGTAACCAGCGATTTCGATGACACTGTTAAGGAGCGGGAAGGGGGAAGATTGTGA
- a CDS encoding Hsp20/alpha crystallin family protein encodes MAREITKWSRLPSITSLQNEMNRMFDRFFGGWDSTEPLMETSMLAPPVDLSETTDKIIVKAEVPGVNPNEINIAIQDNTLLIKGEKKEEKEEKGKSFYRMERRYGSFARTIELPTSVDSNKVTAEYKNGVLEITMEKKEAVKPKQISVKVS; translated from the coding sequence ATGGCGAGAGAAATTACAAAATGGTCACGCTTACCATCTATTACTTCACTACAGAATGAAATGAATCGGATGTTTGACCGGTTTTTTGGTGGTTGGGATTCAACCGAACCTTTGATGGAAACCAGTATGTTGGCTCCGCCTGTTGATCTATCGGAAACAACAGATAAAATTATCGTAAAAGCAGAGGTACCAGGAGTTAACCCAAATGAAATAAATATTGCAATACAAGATAATACCCTTTTAATTAAAGGTGAGAAAAAAGAAGAGAAGGAGGAAAAGGGAAAAAGTTTCTATCGTATGGAAAGGCGCTATGGAAGTTTCGCACGTACCATTGAACTTCCCACTTCTGTAGACTCAAACAAAGTAACGGCGGAGTACAAAAATGGTGTGCTTGAGATTACCATGGAAAAGAAAGAAGCAGTAAAACCAAAACAGATTTCAGTAAAGGTTAGCTAA
- the ilvB gene encoding biosynthetic-type acetolactate synthase large subunit, with amino-acid sequence MIKTGSQILVDALIREGVEYVFGIPGGAVLPLFDVLFESPIKFILTRHEQGAGHAADGYARATGKVGVCLATSGPGATNLATAIATAYMDSIPVVAITGQVKTFLIGNDAFQEADIIGITRPITKHSYLVKDIKDLARIVKEAFYIANTGRRGPVLIDLPVDITMEKCEEIIPAEVNLPGYKPKYEGNIRQIKIAAEVINNSKRPVVYTGGGIIASDCSKELLEFSEKGNLPVTTTLMGLGGFPEDHHLSLGMLGMHGTAYANFAVTESDVLIAIGARFDDRITGKIDEFAPDAKIIHIDIDPSSISKSIEVDIPVVGDAKNILKELKKYIHFVERREWFDKIKHWKEKSPLSYNNNGSVIKPQYVIEQICDVARGNAIITTEVGQNQMWAAQFFTFTKPRTFLSSGGLGTMGYGFPAAIGAQLGCPDKIVVDIAGDGSIQMNIQELSTVVRLNIPVKIAILNNGYLGMVRQWQELFYNKRYSGVNLDGNPDFVKLAEAYGAKGFLVEKKEDVRPTIEKAFSLHGPVIMDFRVDPSENVFPMVPAGQAIHRMIGTMA; translated from the coding sequence ATGATTAAGACAGGTTCACAAATTTTAGTAGATGCTTTAATACGGGAAGGGGTTGAGTATGTCTTTGGAATCCCTGGTGGTGCTGTTTTGCCGTTATTTGATGTATTATTTGAATCTCCCATAAAATTTATTTTAACCAGACATGAACAGGGCGCTGGTCATGCAGCAGACGGATATGCCAGAGCTACCGGTAAAGTAGGTGTTTGTCTTGCCACATCAGGACCTGGTGCTACAAATCTGGCTACCGCTATTGCTACGGCCTACATGGATTCTATTCCTGTTGTGGCTATAACAGGACAGGTAAAAACATTTCTTATCGGGAATGATGCCTTTCAGGAAGCTGATATCATCGGTATTACTCGTCCTATAACGAAGCACAGTTATCTCGTAAAAGATATTAAAGACCTTGCAAGGATTGTAAAGGAGGCGTTTTATATAGCGAATACAGGGCGCCGAGGTCCCGTACTGATTGATTTACCTGTGGATATTACTATGGAGAAGTGCGAGGAGATAATACCAGCAGAGGTTAATTTACCAGGGTATAAGCCCAAATACGAAGGAAATATTCGCCAAATCAAGATTGCTGCTGAAGTGATCAATAATTCTAAACGACCTGTTGTCTACACAGGTGGAGGCATCATTGCCTCCGATTGCTCAAAGGAATTGCTTGAGTTCTCAGAAAAAGGAAACCTTCCGGTAACCACGACTCTTATGGGTCTTGGAGGCTTTCCTGAGGACCATCACTTGTCTTTAGGGATGTTAGGAATGCACGGCACTGCTTACGCAAATTTTGCTGTAACCGAGTCCGACGTTTTGATAGCGATTGGTGCAAGGTTTGATGACCGTATTACAGGGAAAATTGATGAATTTGCCCCTGATGCGAAAATTATTCATATTGATATTGACCCGTCATCCATTAGTAAGAGTATTGAGGTAGATATTCCGGTTGTAGGTGATGCAAAAAATATTTTGAAAGAGTTGAAAAAATATATCCATTTTGTTGAGAGAAGAGAGTGGTTTGATAAAATCAAGCATTGGAAAGAAAAAAGCCCATTATCTTATAATAATAATGGAAGCGTAATCAAACCCCAATATGTGATTGAACAAATTTGTGATGTAGCCAGAGGTAATGCTATTATTACGACAGAAGTAGGGCAAAATCAGATGTGGGCGGCTCAATTTTTTACGTTTACAAAACCGCGTACTTTTCTCTCGTCTGGTGGGCTTGGTACTATGGGTTACGGTTTCCCTGCTGCTATAGGAGCTCAATTAGGGTGTCCCGATAAAATTGTAGTAGATATCGCAGGAGACGGCAGTATTCAAATGAATATTCAGGAACTCAGTACTGTCGTTCGTTTAAATATTCCTGTGAAAATAGCTATATTGAATAACGGATATCTTGGAATGGTACGGCAATGGCAGGAATTATTTTATAACAAGCGTTACTCTGGTGTTAATTTGGACGGCAATCCGGATTTCGTTAAGTTAGCAGAGGCATATGGTGCAAAAGGGTTTTTGGTTGAAAAGAAAGAAGATGTCCGGCCGACGATAGAAAAGGCATTTTCTCTCCATGGTCCTGTTATCATGGACTTTAGGGTAGATCCAAGTGAAAATGTCTTCCCGATGGTGCCTGCAGGGCAAGCAATCCATAGAATGATTGGGACTATGGCTTAA
- a CDS encoding DUF104 domain-containing protein, producing MGKTIKARFSKGVIEPMEKIDIAEGKEITITIIEIPSLREKDAFEKSAGRWKGTIDVEKLIKDIYEDRLISTRSEPKL from the coding sequence ATGGGAAAAACAATTAAAGCTAGATTTTCCAAAGGAGTGATTGAGCCAATGGAAAAAATAGACATTGCGGAAGGAAAAGAAATTACTATAACCATAATCGAAATTCCTTCTCTAAGAGAAAAAGATGCATTTGAAAAATCCGCGGGAAGGTGGAAGGGAACTATTGACGTTGAGAAACTCATAAAGGATATTTACGAAGACCGTCTTATATCCACCAGAAGTGAACCCAAATTATGA
- a CDS encoding DUF5615 family PIN-like protein encodes MEQKNLKFLVDVGVGKKVEKWFINQGYDTKSVRDIDPHLPDKEILKIAVSEKRMVVTMDKDFGELIYNSGSFHGGVLLLRLENAKSDEKVKVVENILVKCAGKLLNKFCVYKDGRLRIRK; translated from the coding sequence GTGGAACAAAAAAACTTAAAATTCTTGGTTGATGTAGGGGTAGGAAAAAAGGTAGAAAAATGGTTCATAAATCAGGGATATGATACAAAAAGTGTTAGAGATATAGACCCACACCTCCCTGATAAAGAAATTTTGAAAATAGCTGTCTCTGAAAAACGAATGGTTGTTACTATGGATAAGGATTTTGGGGAGTTAATCTACAATTCAGGATCATTCCATGGAGGAGTTTTGTTGCTAAGGCTTGAAAATGCGAAGTCTGATGAAAAAGTAAAAGTCGTAGAAAACATCTTAGTGAAGTGTGCTGGTAAGTTGTTAAATAAATTTTGTGTTTATAAAGATGGAAGATTAAGAATTAGGAAATAG
- a CDS encoding DUF433 domain-containing protein, with translation MDSKHLLNRITINPEVMVGKPTIRGLRITVEQILKALAAGITVQELLEDYPELEPEDIQAVLLYAAELVSEEQVFEVGTGT, from the coding sequence ATGGATTCCAAACATTTACTAAACAGAATTACCATTAATCCCGAAGTAATGGTTGGTAAACCAACTATCAGAGGGTTAAGAATTACTGTCGAACAAATTTTGAAGGCATTGGCTGCTGGAATTACGGTACAGGAACTACTTGAAGACTACCCTGAATTAGAGCCTGAAGATATTCAAGCCGTTTTACTTTATGCGGCTGAATTAGTAAGTGAGGAACAGGTATTTGAAGTTGGTACTGGTACTTAA
- a CDS encoding SpoVG family protein → MNITEVRVKLTEAKRNRLQAFCSITIDNDFVVRDLKVIEGHKGAFVAMPSRKLTDRCPKCGGKNHLMAQHCNDCGAKLDEKRASKGAGRLKLHADTAHPINSKCRKRFRKKSLKLITRRLKILKNPDISHQSTRI, encoded by the coding sequence GTGAATATTACTGAAGTCAGAGTAAAGTTAACAGAAGCGAAGAGAAATAGATTGCAGGCGTTTTGTAGCATTACGATAGATAATGATTTTGTCGTAAGGGATCTAAAGGTTATCGAAGGACACAAAGGGGCGTTTGTGGCTATGCCGAGCAGAAAGCTTACGGATAGATGTCCTAAATGTGGTGGAAAAAACCATTTAATGGCACAACATTGTAACGATTGTGGTGCAAAACTTGATGAAAAACGCGCATCTAAAGGCGCGGGCAGATTAAAGTTGCATGCGGATACAGCACATCCAATAAATTCGAAATGCAGGAAGAGATTCAGGAAAAAGTCCTTAAAGCTTATAACGAGGAGGTTGAAAATTCTAAAAAACCCGGATATAAGCCACCAAAGTACGAGGATATAG
- the recG gene encoding ATP-dependent DNA helicase RecG, with protein sequence MLVTKSIIKTTSQSPLNQTIQYLKGVGPKRGEILERLGIRTIRDVLYYFPRDYKDHTKIQKISKAKIGAKITIQGKVLGVHARMSRNRKHIVEVFVEDGTGTIAATWFNQPFLIDKFHVEDTVFLHGKVGAYKYLQLLSPEYEIVQNEDISEKEGSIIPIYPLTEHMSQTHFRKIVEEAVHHFTGHVEEIVPKELMKKNRLIPIQDALRDIHFPKTFEHLKHAKSKLIYDELFILEIAMALRRWSIKEETGISFKAGPNVDTHIRNLIPFTLTNAQERVIHEIKNDMRSSKPMNRLLQGDVGSGKTVVAIYAILTAIANGYQAAFMAPTEILAEQHFHTLKKYLTCSHVRIRLLTGESHARYKKSDLEQIKTGQVDLVIGTHALIEETVQFRKLGLVVIDEQHKFGVVQRLKLKEKGSCPDVLIMTATPIPRTLSLTLFGDLDISVLDEIPPGRSPIKTLWILNGKEKNAYDLIRSEVAKGRQVFVVYPLVEESEVLHLKAAVTEAKRLQHDIFPNLRIGLLHGQMKSGEKDKIMTDFKEKRYDILVSTIIIEVGIDIPNATVMVIEHAERFGLAQLHQLRGRIGRGNDQSYCLLFGYPKTPISHERLKIMTRTCDGFKIAEMDFRLRGPGEFFGTRQHGLPELRISDLIRDFPILVQARKDAFEIISKDPHLASETHQKMRQKVLETFRDRLELIHIG encoded by the coding sequence ATGTTAGTTACAAAATCTATTATTAAGACAACCTCACAGTCTCCATTAAACCAAACAATACAATACCTGAAAGGTGTTGGACCAAAACGAGGTGAAATCCTTGAACGGCTGGGGATCCGCACCATTCGTGATGTACTTTACTATTTCCCACGTGATTATAAGGACCACACGAAAATCCAAAAAATATCCAAAGCAAAGATAGGCGCAAAGATTACTATTCAGGGCAAGGTACTCGGTGTACATGCCAGAATGTCGAGAAACAGAAAACATATCGTTGAAGTCTTCGTTGAGGATGGAACAGGCACGATAGCAGCAACCTGGTTTAATCAACCCTTCCTTATCGATAAATTTCATGTTGAAGATACCGTATTTTTACATGGAAAGGTAGGCGCATACAAATATCTGCAGTTATTAAGTCCGGAATATGAGATCGTTCAGAACGAAGATATCAGCGAGAAGGAAGGGAGTATTATCCCCATATATCCACTTACTGAACATATGAGTCAAACCCACTTTCGAAAGATTGTGGAAGAGGCAGTGCATCATTTTACCGGTCATGTTGAAGAGATAGTACCCAAAGAACTCATGAAAAAAAATCGGTTAATACCTATCCAGGACGCTCTAAGAGATATCCATTTTCCCAAAACATTTGAGCATTTGAAACATGCAAAATCTAAACTTATCTACGATGAATTATTTATCCTTGAAATAGCTATGGCGCTCAGAAGGTGGAGTATAAAAGAAGAAACGGGAATCTCATTCAAAGCAGGACCTAATGTCGATACCCATATTAGAAACCTCATACCTTTCACGTTAACAAACGCACAAGAACGGGTAATCCATGAGATTAAAAATGATATGCGCAGCAGCAAACCGATGAACCGATTACTTCAGGGAGATGTAGGCTCAGGCAAGACTGTTGTGGCAATCTATGCAATCCTTACCGCCATTGCCAACGGTTACCAGGCTGCGTTTATGGCCCCTACTGAAATACTGGCTGAACAGCATTTTCATACCCTCAAAAAATACCTTACGTGTTCACATGTCAGGATACGATTATTGACAGGAGAATCGCATGCCAGGTATAAAAAGAGCGATCTTGAGCAAATTAAAACCGGGCAGGTCGATTTAGTTATTGGAACTCACGCCCTCATTGAAGAAACTGTCCAATTCAGAAAGCTAGGCCTCGTAGTAATAGACGAGCAGCATAAATTCGGTGTGGTACAACGCTTGAAACTTAAGGAAAAGGGGTCTTGCCCCGATGTACTCATCATGACAGCAACCCCCATCCCTCGCACCCTTTCCCTCACTTTATTCGGTGATCTGGACATTTCAGTACTGGACGAAATCCCACCAGGACGTTCTCCTATTAAGACCTTGTGGATACTTAATGGTAAAGAAAAAAATGCCTATGACCTGATCCGGAGCGAAGTTGCTAAAGGCAGGCAGGTTTTTGTTGTTTATCCCCTCGTTGAGGAATCAGAGGTTCTTCATCTGAAAGCCGCTGTAACAGAGGCAAAAAGACTGCAACATGATATATTTCCAAATCTCAGGATAGGTTTGCTTCACGGGCAAATGAAATCTGGAGAAAAAGATAAGATTATGACAGATTTCAAAGAAAAAAGGTACGACATACTCGTCTCTACAATAATCATCGAAGTCGGTATCGATATACCGAATGCAACCGTAATGGTTATAGAACACGCCGAGCGCTTTGGACTCGCTCAGCTTCATCAACTCAGGGGACGCATAGGCAGGGGCAATGATCAGTCATATTGTCTGCTTTTTGGATATCCCAAAACACCGATATCGCATGAGCGGCTGAAGATTATGACAAGAACCTGTGATGGGTTCAAGATTGCAGAGATGGATTTCAGGCTCAGGGGCCCAGGGGAATTCTTCGGTACTCGTCAACACGGGTTGCCAGAACTCAGGATAAGTGATCTCATAAGAGACTTTCCCATACTCGTGCAGGCCCGTAAAGATGCCTTTGAAATCATTTCCAAAGACCCACATCTTGCTTCAGAGACACATCAAAAGATGAGACAAAAAGTCCTGGAAACTTTTCGGGACAGATTAGAACTTATCCATATAGGATAG
- a CDS encoding RnfABCDGE type electron transport complex subunit B gives MDLILGAAITLSILGMVFGIGLAIASDKFAVKVDPRIDSINEVLPGANCGACGQPGCGGFAQAVVEGKVPVSGCTVGQAAVAKLVANIMGVKFENRERVISVVMCHARGVKDKFTYDGIQDCRAAHIVSGGFLGCDYGCLGLGTCVEACKFEAMYMGKDGLPQVIKERCTGCGKCAAVCPRKIISIVPESKMVHVRCKSLDKGAVAKKICQDSCIACKQCEKICPYDAIHVQNNLAVIDYNKCTSCGKCVEVCPNHTIINFAREQSLAAHTAALV, from the coding sequence ATGGATTTAATATTAGGCGCTGCGATAACATTAAGTATATTAGGCATGGTCTTTGGAATAGGATTGGCCATTGCATCAGATAAATTCGCGGTAAAAGTCGATCCGCGCATTGATAGTATTAACGAAGTACTTCCTGGCGCAAACTGCGGGGCATGTGGTCAGCCTGGTTGTGGTGGTTTTGCCCAGGCTGTTGTGGAAGGTAAAGTTCCCGTAAGTGGCTGTACGGTGGGACAGGCTGCCGTAGCAAAACTCGTGGCAAATATCATGGGGGTAAAATTCGAAAATAGAGAACGTGTTATCTCCGTTGTGATGTGCCATGCAAGGGGTGTTAAAGATAAATTTACTTATGATGGGATTCAGGATTGCCGTGCTGCGCATATTGTAAGCGGTGGATTTCTCGGTTGTGATTATGGCTGTCTTGGTTTGGGCACGTGTGTAGAGGCCTGCAAATTTGAAGCAATGTATATGGGCAAGGATGGTCTTCCTCAGGTGATAAAGGAGCGCTGTACGGGTTGTGGAAAGTGTGCGGCGGTTTGCCCAAGAAAGATCATCAGCATAGTACCTGAATCAAAGATGGTACACGTACGATGCAAATCCCTCGATAAGGGGGCTGTTGCTAAAAAGATCTGTCAGGATTCTTGTATTGCTTGTAAGCAATGTGAAAAGATTTGTCCATACGATGCTATCCATGTCCAGAATAACCTTGCCGTAATCGATTATAATAAATGCACTTCATGCGGAAAATGTGTGGAGGTGTGTCCTAATCATACCATAATCAACTTTGCGAGAGAACAAAGCCTTGCTGCGCATACAGCAGCGTTAGTTTAG
- a CDS encoding Uma2 family endonuclease, whose product MASITDKRKITYADYLKIDDNNRYEIFHGELRIVPALLPDHQGVSMNLGALLWSWVKRKRLGRVFNAPTDVIFDDDEIFQPDIIFIRNENKSIIGRNAIQGTPDLIVEIISPSSSFYDTVEKKEIYRKYGVKEYWLVFPDEKAIEILTLEKGSYSEFCRSKKEGIMKSRIIEGLEIDLKDIFE is encoded by the coding sequence ATGGCATCTATAACTGATAAAAGAAAAATAACATACGCTGACTATCTAAAGATAGATGATAACAATCGCTACGAGATTTTTCATGGGGAATTGCGTATAGTTCCAGCACTGTTACCAGATCATCAAGGTGTATCCATGAATTTAGGAGCTTTACTATGGAGCTGGGTAAAGAGAAAAAGACTCGGAAGGGTTTTTAATGCTCCAACGGATGTGATTTTTGATGATGATGAAATATTTCAACCAGATATCATTTTTATTAGAAATGAAAATAAAAGTATCATTGGTAGAAATGCGATACAGGGGACGCCTGACCTTATTGTTGAAATAATATCTCCATCTTCTTCTTTTTATGATACCGTAGAAAAGAAAGAAATCTATAGAAAATATGGTGTAAAGGAATATTGGCTGGTATTTCCTGATGAAAAAGCTATTGAAATATTAACTTTAGAGAAGGGATCGTATTCGGAGTTCTGCAGATCTAAAAAAGAAGGAATAATGAAATCCAGGATAATAGAGGGATTAGAAATAGATTTAAAAGACATTTTTGAATAA
- a CDS encoding DUF362 domain-containing protein, giving the protein MKSKVYFMKTEHGEDVSSHAQKISRLFDFAGFKDAIDKNDMVAVKTSFGEKGNIGHLKPPIVKAVVDKVKEYRGKPFLIETNTLYTGSRTNAVDHISHAYEHGFRYENIGAPILIGDGLWGEHDVQVEINQKLCRYAYVAGIARAANVIISIAHVTGHVMAGMGATLKNIGMGLSSRGGKLAQHSGVIPQILKKRCSTCGVCGRWCPVGAIKMGERYAIIDPKICVGCGECLAVCQFDAVEISWDESTVNLQKKVAEYCLAILKGKTGKTVFFNFLTHITRHCDCMDTAYDPEIADIGIMASRDPVAIEKATTDIIQERIGTDFFKDAWPDIDYTVQIRYAQEIGLGSMEYELVV; this is encoded by the coding sequence ATGAAGAGTAAGGTTTATTTTATGAAAACAGAGCATGGCGAGGACGTTTCCTCTCATGCACAAAAGATAAGCCGGCTATTTGATTTTGCAGGATTTAAAGATGCAATTGATAAAAATGATATGGTGGCGGTGAAAACGAGTTTTGGAGAAAAAGGGAATATTGGCCACCTTAAGCCGCCTATTGTGAAGGCTGTTGTAGATAAAGTAAAAGAGTATCGTGGAAAGCCTTTTTTGATAGAAACAAACACATTATATACAGGCAGCCGTACTAATGCTGTTGATCATATTTCTCATGCATATGAGCATGGCTTCCGTTACGAAAATATTGGTGCTCCCATTCTTATCGGAGATGGGCTTTGGGGTGAGCATGATGTACAAGTGGAGATTAATCAGAAATTATGCAGATATGCCTATGTTGCAGGGATAGCCAGGGCAGCTAATGTTATCATCTCAATTGCTCACGTAACAGGGCATGTGATGGCAGGTATGGGAGCTACGCTGAAGAATATTGGAATGGGGCTCTCATCGCGTGGCGGAAAATTGGCGCAACATTCCGGCGTTATTCCTCAAATTCTTAAAAAACGGTGTAGTACTTGTGGTGTATGTGGTAGGTGGTGTCCTGTGGGAGCAATAAAAATGGGTGAGCGCTATGCCATCATCGATCCCAAGATATGTGTTGGCTGCGGTGAGTGTCTGGCCGTATGTCAGTTTGATGCTGTGGAGATTTCCTGGGATGAGAGTACGGTTAATCTACAAAAAAAAGTAGCTGAATACTGTTTGGCCATTCTCAAGGGAAAGACAGGGAAAACCGTCTTTTTCAATTTTCTGACACATATTACCAGGCATTGTGACTGTATGGATACAGCCTATGACCCGGAGATTGCAGATATCGGTATCATGGCATCCCGTGACCCTGTTGCTATTGAAAAGGCAACAACGGATATTATTCAGGAGCGCATTGGAACGGATTTTTTCAAAGATGCCTGGCCTGACATTGATTACACTGTTCAAATTCGCTATGCACAGGAGATAGGGTTGGGAAGCATGGAGTACGAGCTGGTGGTTTAA